The Mycolicibacterium smegmatis genome has a window encoding:
- a CDS encoding arabinosyltransferase domain-containing protein, producing MATDIPLASKPVTGPHAAGGSNHRTARLVAIIAGLLGTLMAIATPLLPVEQTTAELNWPQNGVWQSVDAPLIGYVATDLTVTVPCQAAAGLVGPENRNRSVLLSTVPKQAPKAIDRGLLIERINNDLTVIVRNTPVVSAPLEQVLSPDCRYLTFTAHADKVTGEFVGLTQGPDDDDPGEAVRGERSGYDFRPQIVGVFTDLSGPAPEGLQLSATIDTRYSTSPTLLKLLAMIVGVAMTVIALGALHVLDCADGRRHKRFLPSRWWSMTPLDGLVSAMLVWWHFVGANTADDGYILTMARVSEHAGYMANYYRWFGTPESPFGWYYDLLALWAHVSTASVWMRFPTLLMGLACWWVISREVIPRLGAAAKHSRAAAWTAAGLFLAFWLPLNNGLRPEPIIALGILLTWCSVERGVATSRLLPVAVAIIIGALTLFSGPTGIAAVGALLVAIGPLKTIVAAHVSRFGYWALLAPIAAAGTVTIFLIFRDQTLAAELQASSFKSAVGPSLAWFDEHIRYSRLFTTSPDGSVARRFAVLTLLLALAVSIAMTLRKGRIPGTALGPSRRIIGITIISFLAMMFTPTKWTHHFGVFAGLAGCLGALAAVAVTTTAMKSRRNRTVFGAAVLFVTALSFATVNGWWYVSNFGVPWSNSFPEFKFGFTTMLLGLSVLALLVAAWFHFSGRDVSPDRPQRRWQRLLVAPLAVATWALVIFEVVSLTLGMINQYPAWSVGRSNLNALTGKTCGLANDVLVEQNANAGMLTPIGEPAGQALGAVTSLGFGPNGIPSDVSADPVMEQPGTDNFADSDSGVVTGTEVGTEGGTTAAAGINGSRARLPYGLNPATTPVLGSWRSGTQQPAVLRSAWYRLPDRDQAGPLLVVSAAGRFDQGEVEVQWATDEQAAANEPGGSITFGDVGAAPAWRNLRAPLSSIPPEATQIRLVASDDDLAPQHWIALTPPRIPELRTLQEVVGSSDPVMLDWLVGLAFPCQRPFDHRYGVVEVPKWRILPDRFGAEANSPVMDYLGGGPLGITELLLRPSSVPTYLKDDWYRDWGSLQRLTPWYPDAQPARLDLGTATRSGWWSPAPLRLS from the coding sequence CCTGGTGGGACCGGAGAACCGCAACCGCAGCGTGCTGTTGTCGACGGTGCCCAAGCAGGCCCCCAAGGCCATCGACCGCGGCCTGCTGATCGAACGCATCAACAACGACCTCACGGTCATCGTGCGCAACACCCCGGTCGTCAGCGCACCGCTGGAGCAGGTGCTCAGCCCCGACTGCCGGTACCTGACGTTCACCGCGCACGCCGACAAGGTGACCGGTGAGTTCGTCGGCCTCACGCAGGGTCCCGATGACGACGACCCGGGCGAGGCGGTGCGCGGCGAGCGCAGCGGCTACGACTTCCGTCCCCAGATCGTCGGTGTGTTCACCGACCTGTCCGGCCCGGCGCCCGAAGGGCTGCAGTTGTCGGCGACCATCGACACGCGCTACAGCACGTCGCCGACCCTGCTGAAACTGCTCGCGATGATCGTGGGCGTCGCGATGACCGTCATCGCGCTCGGCGCGCTGCACGTGCTGGACTGCGCCGACGGCCGGCGCCACAAGCGCTTCCTGCCGTCGCGCTGGTGGTCGATGACGCCGCTGGACGGGCTGGTCAGCGCGATGCTGGTGTGGTGGCACTTCGTCGGCGCCAACACGGCCGACGACGGCTACATCCTGACCATGGCCCGTGTGTCCGAGCACGCCGGCTACATGGCCAACTACTACCGCTGGTTCGGTACGCCTGAGTCGCCGTTCGGCTGGTACTACGACCTGCTGGCGTTGTGGGCGCACGTGTCGACGGCCAGCGTGTGGATGCGCTTCCCCACGCTGCTCATGGGTCTGGCCTGCTGGTGGGTGATCAGCCGCGAGGTCATCCCGCGCCTGGGCGCCGCCGCCAAGCACAGCCGCGCCGCGGCATGGACCGCCGCGGGCCTGTTCCTGGCGTTCTGGCTGCCGCTCAACAACGGGTTGCGCCCCGAGCCCATCATCGCGCTGGGCATCCTGCTGACGTGGTGCTCGGTGGAGCGCGGCGTCGCGACCAGCAGGCTGCTGCCGGTGGCCGTCGCCATCATCATCGGTGCACTCACGCTGTTCTCCGGCCCCACCGGCATCGCCGCTGTCGGCGCCCTGCTGGTCGCCATCGGACCGCTGAAAACCATTGTGGCCGCGCATGTTTCACGGTTCGGCTATTGGGCACTGCTGGCGCCGATCGCCGCGGCGGGCACCGTCACGATCTTCCTGATCTTCCGCGACCAGACCCTGGCCGCCGAACTGCAGGCCAGCAGCTTCAAGTCGGCCGTCGGCCCCAGCCTGGCCTGGTTCGACGAGCACATCCGCTACTCACGCCTGTTCACCACAAGCCCCGACGGTTCGGTGGCGCGGCGCTTCGCGGTGCTCACGCTGCTGCTCGCGCTGGCGGTGTCGATCGCGATGACGCTGCGCAAGGGCCGCATCCCCGGCACCGCGCTGGGCCCGAGCAGACGCATCATCGGCATCACGATCATCTCGTTCCTCGCGATGATGTTCACCCCGACCAAGTGGACCCACCACTTCGGTGTGTTCGCCGGCCTCGCGGGGTGCCTCGGCGCCCTGGCCGCCGTCGCGGTCACCACGACCGCGATGAAGTCGCGGCGTAACCGCACGGTGTTCGGCGCGGCAGTGCTGTTCGTGACGGCGCTGTCGTTCGCGACGGTCAACGGCTGGTGGTACGTGTCCAATTTCGGTGTGCCCTGGTCGAACTCGTTCCCCGAGTTCAAGTTCGGGTTCACCACGATGCTGCTGGGCCTGTCGGTGCTCGCGCTGCTGGTCGCGGCATGGTTCCACTTCAGCGGGCGCGACGTCTCGCCCGACCGGCCGCAACGGCGCTGGCAGCGCCTTCTGGTCGCCCCGCTCGCGGTCGCCACGTGGGCACTGGTGATCTTCGAGGTGGTCTCGCTGACGCTGGGGATGATCAACCAGTACCCGGCGTGGTCGGTGGGCCGCTCCAACCTCAACGCCCTGACCGGCAAGACCTGCGGACTGGCCAACGACGTGCTGGTCGAGCAGAACGCCAACGCGGGCATGCTCACCCCGATCGGTGAGCCGGCCGGTCAGGCGCTCGGCGCCGTGACCTCGCTGGGCTTCGGGCCGAACGGCATCCCCTCGGATGTCTCCGCGGACCCCGTCATGGAGCAGCCCGGCACGGACAACTTCGCCGACAGCGACTCCGGCGTCGTCACCGGCACCGAGGTCGGCACCGAAGGCGGCACCACAGCTGCCGCGGGCATCAACGGATCCCGCGCGCGCCTGCCGTACGGCCTGAACCCGGCCACCACGCCGGTGCTCGGTTCGTGGCGTTCGGGCACACAGCAGCCCGCGGTGCTGCGCTCGGCGTGGTACCGGCTGCCCGACCGCGACCAGGCGGGCCCGCTGCTCGTGGTGTCGGCCGCCGGTCGGTTCGACCAGGGCGAGGTCGAGGTGCAGTGGGCCACCGACGAGCAGGCCGCGGCCAACGAGCCGGGCGGCAGCATCACCTTCGGTGACGTCGGCGCGGCCCCGGCCTGGCGCAACCTGCGCGCCCCGCTGAGCTCGATCCCGCCCGAGGCCACCCAGATCCGGCTGGTCGCCAGCGACGACGATCTCGCACCCCAGCACTGGATCGCCCTGACCCCGCCGCGCATCCCCGAGCTGCGCACGCTGCAGGAGGTCGTCGGATCGTCCGACCCGGTGATGCTGGACTGGCTCGTAGGCCTGGCGTTCCCGTGCCAGCGGCCGTTCGACCACCGCTACGGCGTCGTCGAGGTGCCCAAGTGGCGCATCCTGCCGGACCGGTTCGGCGCCGAGGCCAATTCGCCGGTCATGGACTACCTGGGCGGCGGCCCGCTCGGCATCACCGAGCTGCTGCTGCGCCCGTCGTCGGTGCCGACCTACCTCAAGGACGACTGGTACCGCGACTGGGGCTCGTTGCAGCGGCTGACGCCGTGGTACCCGGACGCCCAGCCGGCGCGCCTGGACCTCGGCACGGCCACGCGCAGCGGCTGGTGGAGCCCGGCGCCCCTGCGGCTGAGTTGA
- a CDS encoding arabinosyltransferase domain-containing protein — MTEPSRIARLIAVVAGIAGVLLCGLVPLLPVEETTATVLWPQGVGADGNVTELTAPLVAGAPRALDVTIPCRAVAELPADGGVVFSTNPAGGIEAGRNGMFIRANADVVYVAFRDTVAAVAPREAVDSGACSEIHVWADVSAVGADFAGIPDASGTLPVDKRPQVSGVFTDLKVPAQPGLAARIDIDTRFITSPTLLKTAVMVLGLACVIGSIVALALLDRGWRRRPPRTRGRAGLWTWITDTGVIGGLLIWHIVGAPTSDDGYNMTIARVASEAGYTTNYYRYFGASEAPFDWYQSVLSHLASISTAGVWMRLPATAAAIATWLIISRCVLPRIGRRVAANRVAMLTAGATFLAAWLPFNNGLRPEPLIAFAVITVWMLVENSIGTRRLWPAAVAIVIAMFSVTLAPQGLIALAPLLVGARAIGRVVTARRAGTGILASLAPLAASVAVVFVIIFRDQTLATVAESVRIKYVVGPTIPWYQEFLRYYFLTVEDSVDGSLTRRFAVLVLLLCLFGLIMVLLRRGRVPGAVSGPLWRLCGSTAIGLLLLILTPTKWAIQFGAFAGLAGALGGVTAFAFARVGLHSRRNLALYVTALLFILAWATSGLNGWFYVGNYGVPWFDKQPVIAHYPVTTIFLVLAIVGGLLAGWLHFRMDYAGHTEVADTGRNRALASTPLLIVATIMVVLELGSMVKATVGRYPVYTVGSANIAALRSAGDSCAMADAVLVEADPNEGMLQPVPGQRFGEYGPLGGEDPVGFTPNGVSDTLEPAEPVAANPGTPNSDGPVDKPNIGIGYAAGTGGGYGPEGVNGSRVFLPFGLDPSRTPVMGSYGENKLAAKATSAWYQLPPRTPDRPLVTVAAAGAIWYYEEDGSFNYGQSLKLQWGVHRPDGTYQALSEVQPIDIFQQKAWRNLRFPLAWAPPEANVARIVADDPNLSEDQWFAFTPPRVPVLQTAQQFLGSQTPVLMDIATAANFPCQRPFAERLGVAELPEYRIIPNFKQMVVSSNQWQSAADGGPFLFIQALLRTEAIPTYLRDDWYRDWGSIERYIRVVPQEQAPTAAIEEGSTRVFGWSRGGPIRALP; from the coding sequence GTGACCGAACCGTCCCGCATCGCACGCCTGATCGCTGTCGTCGCCGGCATCGCGGGCGTGTTGTTGTGCGGTCTGGTTCCACTGCTCCCGGTGGAGGAGACCACCGCGACCGTCCTGTGGCCGCAGGGTGTGGGTGCCGACGGCAACGTCACCGAACTGACGGCGCCGCTGGTGGCCGGGGCGCCGCGGGCACTCGACGTCACGATCCCGTGCCGCGCCGTGGCCGAGCTTCCCGCCGACGGCGGCGTGGTGTTCTCGACGAACCCGGCAGGCGGCATCGAGGCCGGCCGCAACGGCATGTTCATCCGCGCCAACGCCGACGTGGTCTACGTCGCGTTCCGCGACACGGTCGCCGCGGTCGCACCGCGTGAGGCCGTCGATTCCGGCGCGTGCAGCGAGATCCACGTCTGGGCCGACGTCAGCGCGGTGGGCGCCGACTTCGCCGGTATCCCCGACGCCAGCGGAACCCTGCCCGTCGACAAGCGCCCCCAGGTCTCGGGTGTCTTCACCGACCTCAAGGTGCCCGCGCAGCCCGGCCTGGCCGCGCGCATCGACATCGACACCCGCTTCATCACGTCACCGACCCTGCTGAAGACCGCCGTGATGGTGCTCGGCCTCGCGTGCGTCATCGGGTCGATCGTCGCGCTGGCCCTGTTGGACCGCGGATGGCGCAGGCGCCCGCCGCGCACGCGCGGACGCGCCGGGCTGTGGACGTGGATCACCGACACCGGCGTGATCGGCGGCCTGCTCATCTGGCACATCGTCGGCGCGCCCACGTCCGACGACGGCTACAACATGACCATCGCCCGGGTGGCGTCCGAGGCGGGTTACACGACGAACTACTACCGCTACTTCGGCGCGTCCGAGGCCCCGTTCGACTGGTACCAGAGCGTGCTGTCGCACCTGGCCTCGATCAGCACCGCGGGCGTGTGGATGCGGCTGCCCGCCACGGCGGCCGCTATCGCGACGTGGCTGATCATCAGCCGCTGCGTGCTGCCCCGCATCGGCAGGCGCGTCGCGGCCAACCGCGTCGCGATGCTCACCGCGGGTGCGACGTTCCTGGCCGCGTGGCTGCCGTTCAACAACGGTTTGCGTCCCGAACCGCTGATCGCGTTCGCGGTGATCACGGTGTGGATGCTGGTGGAGAACTCCATCGGCACGCGGCGCCTGTGGCCCGCGGCCGTCGCGATCGTCATCGCGATGTTCTCCGTCACACTCGCCCCGCAGGGCCTGATCGCGCTGGCGCCGCTGCTGGTCGGCGCGCGCGCCATCGGCCGCGTCGTCACCGCCCGCCGTGCGGGCACCGGGATCCTGGCGTCCCTGGCCCCGCTCGCGGCGTCGGTCGCCGTGGTCTTCGTGATCATCTTCCGCGATCAGACCCTGGCCACGGTCGCCGAGTCGGTGCGCATCAAGTACGTCGTGGGACCGACCATCCCCTGGTACCAGGAATTCCTGCGGTACTACTTCCTCACGGTCGAGGACAGCGTCGACGGATCCCTGACCCGCCGATTCGCGGTGCTGGTGCTGCTGCTGTGCCTGTTCGGCCTCATCATGGTGCTGCTGCGCCGCGGCCGGGTGCCCGGCGCGGTGAGCGGGCCGCTGTGGCGGCTGTGCGGATCGACCGCGATCGGCCTGCTGCTGTTGATCCTCACCCCCACCAAGTGGGCGATCCAGTTCGGCGCGTTCGCGGGCCTGGCCGGCGCCCTCGGTGGTGTGACGGCATTCGCGTTCGCGCGCGTGGGCCTGCACAGCCGACGCAACCTCGCGCTGTACGTCACCGCGCTGCTGTTCATCCTGGCGTGGGCCACCTCGGGCCTCAACGGCTGGTTCTACGTCGGCAACTACGGCGTGCCGTGGTTCGACAAGCAGCCTGTGATCGCGCATTACCCGGTCACCACGATCTTCCTGGTGCTCGCGATCGTCGGCGGTCTGCTCGCAGGCTGGCTGCACTTCCGCATGGACTACGCGGGGCACACCGAGGTGGCCGACACCGGCAGAAACCGCGCGCTCGCCTCGACGCCGCTGTTGATCGTCGCGACCATCATGGTGGTGCTCGAACTCGGCTCGATGGTCAAGGCCACCGTGGGCCGCTACCCCGTCTACACCGTGGGCTCGGCCAACATCGCCGCGCTGCGCTCGGCCGGCGACAGCTGTGCGATGGCCGACGCCGTGCTGGTCGAGGCCGACCCCAACGAGGGCATGCTGCAACCGGTTCCGGGCCAGCGCTTCGGCGAGTACGGCCCGCTGGGCGGCGAGGACCCCGTCGGCTTCACCCCCAACGGCGTCAGCGACACCCTCGAACCCGCCGAGCCCGTCGCGGCCAACCCGGGCACCCCGAACTCCGACGGGCCGGTCGACAAGCCCAACATCGGCATCGGCTACGCCGCGGGCACCGGCGGCGGCTACGGCCCCGAGGGCGTCAACGGGTCGCGGGTGTTCCTGCCCTTCGGCCTGGACCCGTCCCGCACCCCGGTGATGGGCAGCTACGGCGAGAACAAGCTGGCCGCCAAGGCCACGTCGGCCTGGTACCAGCTGCCGCCCCGCACGCCGGACCGCCCGCTGGTGACCGTCGCCGCGGCAGGCGCCATCTGGTACTACGAGGAAGACGGCTCGTTCAACTACGGCCAGTCGCTCAAGCTGCAGTGGGGTGTGCACCGGCCCGACGGCACCTACCAGGCGCTGTCGGAGGTCCAGCCCATCGACATCTTCCAGCAGAAGGCGTGGCGCAACCTGCGGTTCCCGCTCGCGTGGGCGCCGCCGGAGGCCAACGTCGCGCGCATCGTCGCCGACGACCCCAACCTGTCCGAGGACCAGTGGTTCGCGTTCACGCCGCCGCGCGTTCCGGTGCTGCAGACCGCGCAGCAGTTCCTCGGATCGCAGACCCCGGTGCTCATGGACATCGCCACGGCCGCGAACTTCCCGTGCCAGCGGCCATTCGCCGAGCGGCTCGGTGTCGCCGAGTTGCCCGAGTACCGCATCATCCCCAACTTCAAGCAGATGGTGGTGTCGTCCAACCAGTGGCAGTCCGCCGCCGACGGTGGGCCGTTCCTGTTCATCCAGGCGCTGCTGAGGACCGAGGCGATCCCGACCTATCTGCGTGACGACTGGTACCGCGACTGGGGCTCGATCGAGCGCTACATCCGGGTGGTACCGCAGGAGCAGGCGCCCACAGCCGCCATCGAGGAAGGATCGACGCGAGTGTTCGGATGGAGTCGCGGCGGACCGATCAGGGCACTGCCGTGA
- a CDS encoding arabinosyltransferase domain-containing protein → MDEAVSAGKDVRIARWVATIAGLLGFVLSVSIPLLPVTQTTATLNWPQQGRLDNVTAPLISQAPLELTATVPCSVVRDLPPEGGLVFGTAPAEGRDAALNAMLVNVTETRVDVIVRNVVVASVNRDRVAGPDCQRIEITSNLDGTYADFVGLTQISGEDAGKLQRTGYPDPNLRPAIVGVFTDLTGPAPQGLSVSAEIDTRFTTHPTALKLAAMLLAIVSTVIALLALWRLDRLDGRRMHRLIPTRWRTVTAVDGVVVGGMAIWYVIGANSSDDGYILQMARTAEHAGYMANYFRWFGSPEDPFGWYYNVLALMTKVSDASIWIRLPDLICALICWLLLSREVLPRLGPAVAGSRAAMWAAGLVLLGAWMPFNNGLRPEGQIATGALITYVLIERAVTSGRLTPAALAITTAAFTLGIQPTGLIAVAALLAGGRPILRIVMRRRRLVGTWPLIAPLLAAGTVILAVVFADQTIATVLEATRIRTAIGPSQEWWTENLRYYYLILPTTDGAISRRVAFVFTAMCLFPSLFMMLRRKHIAGVARGPAWRLMGIIFATMFFLMFTPTKWIHHFGLFAAVGGAMAALATVLVSPTVLRSARNRMAFLSLVLFVLAFCFASTNGWWYVSNFGAPFNNSVPKVGGVQISAIFFALSAIAALWAFWLHLTRRTESRVVDRLTAAPIPVAAGFMVVVMMASMAIGVVRQYPTYSNGWANIRAFAGGCGLADDVLVEPDSNAGFLTPLPGAYGPLGPLGGEDPQGFSPDGVPDRIIAEAIRLNNPQPGTDYDWNRPIKLDEPGINGSTVPLPYGLDPKRVPVAGTYSTEAQQESRLSSAWYELPALDETERAAHPLVVITAAGTITGESVANGLTTGQTVDLEYATRGPDGTLVPAGRVTPYDVGPTPSWRNLRYPRSEIPDDAVAVRVVAEDLSLSQGDWIAVTPPRVPELQSVQEYVGSDQPVLMDWAVGLAFPCQQPMLHANGVTEVPKFRISPDYYAKLQSTDTWQDGINGGLLGITDLLLRASVMSTYLSQDWGQDWGSLRKFDTVVEATPAELDFGSQTHSGLYSPGPLRIRP, encoded by the coding sequence ATGGATGAAGCCGTGAGCGCCGGCAAGGACGTGCGGATCGCACGCTGGGTCGCCACCATCGCGGGCCTGCTCGGATTCGTGCTCTCCGTGTCCATCCCGCTGCTGCCGGTCACGCAGACCACGGCCACGCTGAACTGGCCGCAGCAGGGCAGGCTCGACAACGTCACCGCTCCGCTGATCTCGCAGGCCCCGTTGGAGCTGACCGCGACCGTGCCGTGCTCGGTGGTGCGCGACCTGCCCCCCGAGGGCGGCCTGGTGTTCGGCACCGCACCCGCCGAGGGCCGCGACGCCGCACTCAACGCGATGCTGGTCAACGTCACCGAGACCCGCGTCGACGTGATCGTGCGCAACGTCGTCGTCGCGAGCGTGAACCGCGACCGCGTCGCGGGACCTGACTGCCAACGCATCGAGATCACGTCGAACCTGGATGGCACCTACGCCGATTTCGTCGGTCTCACACAGATTTCCGGCGAGGACGCGGGCAAGCTGCAGCGCACCGGCTACCCCGACCCGAATCTGCGGCCCGCGATCGTCGGTGTGTTCACCGACCTCACCGGCCCTGCGCCGCAGGGACTGTCGGTGTCGGCGGAGATCGACACGCGCTTCACGACGCACCCCACGGCGCTCAAGCTCGCGGCCATGCTGCTGGCGATCGTGTCGACCGTCATCGCGCTGCTGGCGTTGTGGCGCCTCGACCGGCTCGACGGGCGGCGCATGCACCGCCTGATCCCGACGCGCTGGCGCACGGTCACCGCGGTCGACGGCGTGGTGGTCGGCGGCATGGCGATCTGGTACGTGATCGGCGCCAACTCGTCCGACGACGGCTACATCCTGCAGATGGCGCGCACGGCCGAGCACGCGGGCTACATGGCGAACTACTTCCGCTGGTTCGGCAGCCCCGAGGACCCGTTCGGCTGGTACTACAACGTGCTGGCGCTCATGACCAAGGTGAGCGACGCCAGCATCTGGATCCGATTGCCCGACTTGATCTGTGCCCTGATCTGCTGGCTGCTGCTGTCCCGTGAGGTGCTGCCGCGGCTGGGACCCGCGGTGGCCGGCAGTCGCGCGGCGATGTGGGCCGCGGGCCTGGTGCTGCTTGGTGCGTGGATGCCGTTCAACAACGGCCTGCGCCCCGAGGGCCAGATCGCCACGGGCGCGCTGATCACCTATGTCCTGATCGAACGCGCCGTCACCTCGGGCCGGCTCACCCCGGCGGCGCTGGCCATCACGACGGCCGCGTTCACGCTCGGTATCCAGCCGACCGGTCTGATCGCCGTCGCCGCACTGCTGGCCGGTGGCCGTCCGATCCTGCGCATCGTCATGCGCCGCCGTCGCCTCGTCGGGACCTGGCCGCTGATCGCGCCACTGCTGGCCGCGGGCACCGTGATCCTGGCCGTGGTGTTCGCCGACCAGACCATCGCAACGGTGCTGGAGGCCACCAGGATCCGCACCGCGATCGGGCCCAGCCAGGAGTGGTGGACCGAGAACCTGCGCTACTACTACCTGATCCTGCCGACCACCGACGGCGCGATCTCGCGGCGCGTGGCGTTCGTGTTCACCGCGATGTGCCTGTTCCCCTCGCTGTTCATGATGTTGCGGCGCAAGCACATCGCGGGCGTCGCACGCGGCCCGGCCTGGCGCCTGATGGGCATCATCTTCGCCACCATGTTCTTCCTGATGTTCACGCCCACCAAGTGGATCCACCACTTCGGCCTGTTCGCCGCGGTGGGCGGTGCGATGGCCGCGCTGGCGACCGTGCTGGTGTCGCCCACGGTGCTGCGCTCGGCGCGCAACCGGATGGCGTTCCTGTCGCTCGTGTTGTTCGTGCTGGCGTTCTGCTTCGCCTCCACCAACGGCTGGTGGTACGTGTCGAACTTCGGTGCGCCGTTCAACAATTCGGTGCCCAAGGTCGGCGGTGTCCAGATCAGCGCGATCTTCTTCGCGCTGTCGGCGATCGCGGCCCTGTGGGCGTTCTGGTTGCACCTGACGCGTCGCACCGAATCCCGTGTGGTGGACCGGTTGACCGCGGCGCCCATCCCCGTCGCGGCCGGGTTCATGGTCGTGGTGATGATGGCGTCCATGGCGATCGGCGTGGTGCGCCAGTACCCGACGTACTCCAACGGGTGGGCCAACATCCGCGCGTTCGCGGGCGGTTGCGGCCTGGCCGACGACGTTCTGGTGGAACCGGATTCGAACGCGGGCTTCCTCACGCCGCTGCCCGGCGCGTACGGTCCGCTTGGCCCGCTGGGCGGCGAGGACCCGCAGGGCTTCTCCCCCGACGGTGTTCCCGACCGCATCATCGCCGAGGCCATCCGCCTCAACAATCCGCAGCCGGGCACCGATTACGACTGGAACCGACCGATCAAGCTCGACGAGCCGGGCATCAACGGTTCCACCGTGCCGCTGCCCTACGGCCTCGACCCCAAGCGGGTCCCGGTCGCGGGTACGTACTCCACCGAGGCGCAACAGGAGAGCAGGCTGTCCTCGGCGTGGTACGAGCTTCCAGCCCTCGACGAGACCGAACGGGCTGCGCATCCGCTGGTGGTCATCACCGCCGCGGGCACCATCACCGGCGAGAGCGTCGCCAACGGCCTGACGACCGGCCAGACCGTGGACCTGGAGTACGCGACCCGCGGCCCGGACGGCACCCTGGTGCCCGCGGGCCGGGTGACACCGTACGACGTGGGGCCCACCCCGTCGTGGCGCAACCTGCGCTACCCGCGCTCGGAGATCCCCGACGATGCCGTCGCGGTGCGCGTGGTGGCCGAGGATCTGTCACTGAGCCAGGGCGACTGGATCGCGGTGACCCCGCCGCGGGTGCCCGAGCTGCAGTCGGTGCAGGAGTACGTCGGCTCCGATCAGCCCGTGCTGATGGACTGGGCCGTGGGTCTGGCGTTCCCGTGCCAGCAGCCCATGCTGCACGCCAACGGCGTCACCGAGGTGCCCAAGTTCCGCATCTCGCCGGACTACTACGCCAAGCTGCAGAGCACCGACACGTGGCAGGACGGCATCAACGGCGGCCTGCTGGGCATCACCGACCTGCTGCTGCGGGCCTCGGTGATGTCGACCTACCTGTCGCAGGACTGGGGCCAGGACTGGGGTTCGTTGCGCAAGTTCGACACCGTCGTCGAAGCGACGCCTGCCGAACTCGATTTCGGCTCCCAGACCCACAGCGGTCTCTACAGCCCGGGGCCTTTGCGCATCCGACCTTGA
- a CDS encoding MFS transporter, which produces MRGDVRRYLAATFSALTIRDYRRYALGQTISVSGTWMQKLTQAWLVLELTDSPLLLGVTVAGQQLPTLLFTTLAGVLADRYSKRTILLWTALGGMLPALVLGVLVWIDVVNIWIVLAAAVAQGFADAVDKPARLTFVNDIATPETLANAVTLNSIIQNSGKIAGPAVAGVLISAVGVSASFFLNAASYLPVVIALLLIRPHAPVITGNVSAKGHLGETLRYVSARPHIAAALVLMAVSGLLAFNWNVLLPTLARDTFGGDARVVGFAFTSMGVGAVFGGLALAGVLRGTSKWLILNGCVLGAALALTGLMPTVTIAYALLFVVGAASVTFRSTATTLLQLYSDPGVRGRIISLLVLATNGTTPVGGPMIGWICTHANPRVACLVGGLGTVAAALAHWAYLRKAGTRKDPIPL; this is translated from the coding sequence ATGCGGGGCGATGTGAGACGGTACCTGGCTGCCACGTTCAGCGCCCTGACCATCCGTGACTACCGCCGATACGCGCTGGGGCAGACGATCTCCGTCAGCGGCACCTGGATGCAGAAGCTCACGCAGGCCTGGCTGGTGCTCGAACTCACCGACTCACCCCTGCTGCTCGGCGTCACCGTCGCGGGCCAGCAGTTGCCCACCCTGCTGTTCACCACACTCGCCGGTGTGCTGGCCGACCGGTACAGCAAGCGCACGATCCTGCTGTGGACCGCGCTCGGCGGCATGCTCCCCGCACTGGTGCTGGGCGTCCTGGTGTGGATCGACGTCGTCAACATCTGGATCGTCCTGGCGGCCGCCGTGGCCCAGGGCTTCGCCGACGCTGTCGACAAACCCGCGCGTCTGACGTTCGTCAACGACATCGCCACGCCGGAAACTTTGGCCAACGCCGTCACGCTCAACAGCATCATCCAGAACAGCGGCAAGATCGCCGGTCCGGCCGTCGCGGGCGTGCTGATCTCGGCGGTCGGCGTATCGGCGTCGTTCTTCCTCAACGCGGCGTCCTACCTACCGGTGGTGATCGCGCTGCTGCTGATCCGGCCCCACGCACCGGTGATCACCGGAAACGTCTCCGCCAAGGGACATCTCGGCGAGACCCTGCGCTACGTGTCGGCGCGCCCGCACATCGCCGCGGCACTGGTCCTCATGGCGGTGTCCGGTCTGCTGGCGTTCAACTGGAATGTCCTGCTGCCCACGCTGGCCCGCGACACGTTCGGCGGCGATGCCCGCGTGGTGGGGTTCGCCTTCACGAGCATGGGCGTCGGCGCGGTGTTCGGCGGGCTGGCGCTGGCCGGTGTCCTGCGGGGCACGTCGAAGTGGTTGATCCTCAACGGATGTGTGCTGGGCGCCGCCCTCGCACTGACGGGCCTGATGCCGACCGTGACCATCGCGTACGCCTTGCTGTTCGTGGTCGGCGCGGCGAGCGTGACGTTCCGGTCCACCGCGACGACGCTGCTGCAGCTGTACTCCGATCCTGGCGTCCGTGGCCGGATCATCTCGCTGCTCGTGCTCGCGACCAACGGCACCACGCCTGTGGGCGGCCCGATGATCGGCTGGATCTGCACGCACGCCAACCCCAGGGTCGCGTGCCTGGTCGGCGGCCTGGGCACCGTGGCCGCCGCGCTCGCGCACTGGGCCTACCTCAGGAAGGCCGGTACACGAAAAGACCCGATCCCCCTGTAG